In Cynocephalus volans isolate mCynVol1 chromosome 3, mCynVol1.pri, whole genome shotgun sequence, one DNA window encodes the following:
- the PIGBOS1 gene encoding protein PIGBOS1: MFGRLTLPQLLFASIVGIAGGIYIYQPIYEQYSRNQKELKEKSKLAQESEEKKAD; the protein is encoded by the exons ATGTTTGGGAGATTGACTCTTCCACAACTGCTTTTTGCTAGCATCGTTGGAATTGCTGGaggaatatatatttatcaaCCAATATATGAACAGTATTCTAGAAATCagaaggaattaaaagaaaagtcgAAATTGGCACAAgaatcagaagagaagaaag ctgacTAA